A section of the Candidatus Nomurabacteria bacterium genome encodes:
- a CDS encoding NAD(P)/FAD-dependent oxidoreductase produces MKIVILGGGFGGIRAALDLAKQNLPDVRIQLISDLPHFEYHAALYRVVTGRSPLQVCVPLREIFLNTPVDILRDRVNRIDLAGKVLSGESGSRYSFDYLVIALGSETSYFGIGGLPEFSFGFKSISEALRLKHHLHELFHTCASEQDNESKVCGSHLVVVGGGASGVELAGELAVYSKVLAQKHGLDPTLITIDLIEAAPRLLPILSPSISEQVKVRLHGLGVNIFLNRTLMSEEVGEIKLKDMSIQAKTIIWTAGVKNNSLLAGVIGLEFDKKGRVIVDETLRVKNYPNVFVIGDSAAMLYPGMAQTAVSNGRYVARAISSLVNGKLLPKYRPEKPFTSVPVGPGWAATSLGHLTIYGWLGWCFRRLADFRYFYSILPMHKALLAFGKTRVLSESCPVCNPDGQVEFK; encoded by the coding sequence ATGAAAATCGTGATTCTGGGCGGTGGATTTGGCGGCATCAGGGCCGCCCTTGATTTAGCGAAGCAGAATTTACCCGACGTAAGGATTCAATTGATCAGCGATTTGCCGCACTTTGAATATCATGCGGCGCTCTATCGTGTTGTCACTGGACGTTCTCCGCTGCAGGTTTGTGTCCCACTTAGGGAAATCTTTCTTAATACGCCAGTTGATATATTGCGTGATCGGGTAAATAGGATTGATTTAGCTGGAAAAGTTTTGAGTGGCGAGTCTGGTTCGAGATATAGTTTTGACTACCTGGTCATCGCTCTTGGTAGTGAGACAAGTTATTTTGGTATCGGCGGTTTGCCGGAATTCTCCTTTGGCTTCAAATCAATTTCAGAAGCGCTACGTTTGAAACATCACCTGCACGAACTTTTCCACACTTGTGCGTCAGAGCAGGATAACGAGTCTAAGGTTTGCGGTAGCCACTTGGTGGTGGTTGGTGGTGGCGCTTCTGGTGTGGAATTAGCGGGGGAACTGGCTGTTTACAGTAAGGTTTTGGCCCAGAAACATGGACTGGACCCCACACTTATTACAATTGATTTAATCGAGGCCGCGCCACGGCTTTTGCCTATTTTATCGCCAAGTATTTCCGAGCAAGTTAAGGTTAGACTACACGGTCTGGGAGTCAATATATTTTTGAATCGGACTCTGATGAGTGAGGAAGTGGGAGAGATTAAACTGAAGGACATGTCGATTCAGGCGAAAACGATAATTTGGACTGCTGGCGTGAAGAATAATTCTCTGCTTGCGGGCGTAATCGGGTTGGAGTTTGATAAAAAGGGGAGAGTTATCGTTGATGAAACTTTGCGAGTCAAAAATTATCCCAATGTTTTTGTGATTGGCGATTCGGCGGCGATGCTGTATCCCGGTATGGCCCAAACTGCAGTAAGTAACGGCCGATATGTTGCTCGTGCGATTTCCAGTCTGGTCAATGGGAAATTATTGCCGAAATATAGACCCGAGAAACCATTTACCTCAGTTCCTGTTGGTCCTGGTTGGGCCGCCACATCCCTCGGCCACCTAACCATCTATGGTTGGCTTGGCTGGTGTTTTCGTCGCCTAGCTGATTTTAGGTATTTTTATTCCATTTTGCCTATGCACAAGGCTTTGTTGGCTTTTGGTAAGACCAGAGTACTATCCGAATCTTGTCCTGTTTGTAATCCTGACGGGCAGGTTGAGTTTAAATAG
- a CDS encoding ribosome-associated translation inhibitor RaiA — protein MKMNIKVTGMELTPAIESHLHEKFSQVEKFLGSRGGNARAEIEVGKTTQHHKHGDIFRAEINLHSSGQHFYFDHTAEDLYAAIEIVKDGVIGEVKNSSEKRHTLLRRGGRKIKDMLRGINPWRK, from the coding sequence ATGAAAATGAATATTAAGGTGACCGGCATGGAATTGACGCCGGCAATCGAGTCCCATCTCCATGAGAAATTTTCTCAAGTGGAAAAGTTTTTAGGTTCTCGGGGCGGTAATGCTCGGGCCGAGATTGAGGTCGGTAAAACAACTCAACACCATAAACATGGAGACATTTTTCGGGCCGAGATCAATCTTCATTCCAGTGGCCAACATTTCTACTTTGATCACACGGCTGAGGATCTTTATGCCGCGATCGAGATCGTTAAAGATGGGGTGATTGGCGAGGTGAAGAATTCGAGTGAAAAAAGGCATACGCTTTTACGTCGAGGTGGTCGGAAAATTAAGGACATGTTGAGGGGCATCAATCCCTGGAGGAAATAG